One window from the genome of Gadus morhua chromosome 16, gadMor3.0, whole genome shotgun sequence encodes:
- the LOC115528775 gene encoding uncharacterized protein LOC115528775 has translation MMQKMSIQPHIDLCSVVGGRRCGRAVEPGSIGVRTRWWRRGTDGGEPTEPWWTRADGAMVDESQGSHGGREPTEPWWTRADGAMVDESRRSHGGRELTEPTAPWWARADGAVVDESRRRSRGGREPTEEPWWTRADGGAVVDESRRRSRGGREPAEEPWWTRADGGAVVDESRRRSRGGREPTEEPWWTRADGGAVVEALP, from the exons ATGATGCAGAAGATGTCCATCCAACCGCACAT TGATCTCTGCAGCGTGGTCGGTGGGAGGAGATGTGGCCGAGCTGTTGAACCAGGCTCTATCGGT GTCAGGACgcgttggtggaggagggggactgATGGAGGAGAGCCGACGGAGCCATGGTGGACGAGAGCCGACGGAGCCATGGTGGACGAGAGCCAAGGGAGCCATGGTGGACGAGAGCCGACGGAGCCATGGTGGACGAGAGCCGACGGAGCCATGGTGGACGAGAGCCGACGGAGCCATGGTGGACGAGAGCTGACGGAGCCGACGGCGCCGTGGTGGGCGAGAGCCGACGGCGCCGTGGTGGACGAGAGCCGACGGAGGAGCCGTGGTGGACGAGAGCCGACGGAGGAGCCGTGGTGGACGAGAGCCGACGGAGGAGCCGTGGTGGACGAGAGCCGACGGAGGAGCCGTGGTGGACGAGAGCCGGCGGAGGAGCCGTGGTGGACGAGAGCCGACGGAGGAGCCGTGGTGGACGAGAGCCGACGGAGGAGCCGTGGTGGACGAGAGCCGACGGAGGAGCCGTGGTGGACGAGAGCCGACGGAGGAGCCgtggtggaggccctgccttaA
- the LOC115528774 gene encoding keratin-associated protein 5-2, translating to MSDTYQLLGCPIPTIPPNQGDLIRLPSHHFHQIPSLFSGSSKRKSLSLKENNWTACGSSGGHGEGSTLPGCSCGQGFTWPGCSCGQGSTWPGCSCGQGSTWPGCSCGQGFTWPGCSCGQGSTWPGCSCGQGSTWPGCSCGQGSAWPGCSCGQGSAWPGCSCGQGSAWPGCSCGQGSAWPGCSCGQGSAWPGCSCGQGSAWPGCSCGQGSTWPGSCGQGSTWPGSCGQGSTWPGSCGQGSAWPGSCGQGSAWFGCSCGRGSTWPGVLHPGVIRVTRHTMCERDDMGIRTYYTSQHFRKWSFKLESLRRGCPF from the coding sequence ATGTCCGATACCTACCAGCTACTGGGATGTCCGATACCTACCATCCCACCTAATCAGGGTGACCTAATCAGATTACCTTCTCACCACTTCCATCAAATCCCGTCCTTGTTCTCAGGCTCATCAAAGCGGAAGAGTTTGAGTCTGAAGGAAAACAACTGGACTGCCtgtggctcttcaggtgggCATGGCGAGGGTTCTACCTTGCCTGGTTGTTCATGCGGTCAGGGTTTTACCTGGCCTGGTTGTTCATGCGGTCAGGGTTCTACCTGGCCTGGTTGTTCATGCGGTCAGGGTTCTACCTGGCCTGGTTGTTCATGCGGTCAGGGTTTTACCTGGCCTGGTTGTTCATGCGGTCAGGGTTCTACCTGGCCTGGTTGTTCATGCGGTCAGGGTTCTACCTGGCCTGGTTGTTCATGCGGTCAGGGTTCTGCCTGGCCTGGTTGTTCATGCGGTCAGGGTTCTGCCTGGCCTGGTTGTTCATGCGGTCAGGGTTCTGCCTGGCCTGGTTGTTCATGCGGTCAGGGTTCTGCCTGGCCTGGTTGTTCATGCGGTCAGGGTTCTGCCTGGCCTGGTTGTTCATGCGGTCAGGGTTCTGCCTGGCCTGGTTGTTCATGCGGTCAGGGTTCTACCTGGCCTGGTTCATGTGGTCAGGGTTCTACCTGGCCTGGTTCATGTGGTCAGGGTTCTACCTGGCCTGGTTCATGTGGTCAGGGTTCTGCCTGGCCTGGTTCATGTGGTCAGGGTTCTGCCTGGTTCGGTTGTTCATGTGGTCGGGGTTCTACCTGGCCTGGGGTTCTTCATCCGGGCGTGATCAGGGTGACGAGGCATACCATGTGTGAGCGTGATGACATGGGGATACGCACTTATTATACATCACAACATTTTAGGAAATGGTCCTTCAAGCTTGAAAGCCTGCGACGTGGCTGCCCTTTCTAG